Proteins co-encoded in one Gossypium arboreum isolate Shixiya-1 chromosome 11, ASM2569848v2, whole genome shotgun sequence genomic window:
- the LOC108472501 gene encoding bifunctional nuclease 2-like isoform X2, with product MLGAQLYVRTIATVSISSDRYTAASPYPTASSSCLRSSSLCSHFTTKRRRPSPKSVVVSCHSAHGSFRPQSSNDDNRDHQFLEASLLVSETILHYRMWRHGFQQDVKGVFPMSRAKITSIGQAFLSRFPSPTIFLKIPCDGEFLLPIVVGEFSVEKLIAAFWGDDKGDTPDQFQLVNNVVEKLGYEVKMVRITERVVNTYFAKLYFSKPGENDVIIVDARPSDAINVANRCKAPIYVNKQIVLADAIRIGYGMGRVLDKKSTYDVSLDSAADGPDFLLEELDLVRNMDLAVKEERYTDAAKLREKLMKLRDYGQ from the exons ATGCTTGGTGCTCAGCTTTACGTCCGTACAATCGCCACTGTTTCGATTTCCTCCGACCGATACACTGCTGCTTCTCCTTATCCAACCGCTTCTTCCTCCTGCCTCCGCTCCTCCTCCTTGTGTTCGCATTTTACGACGAAACGCCGCCGTCCTTCTCCTAAATCCGTTGTTGTTTCTTGCCACTCCGCCCATGGTAGCTTCCGCCCCCAATCTAGTAATGATGACAATCGAGATCACCAGTTTCTCGAAGCTTCTCTTCTCGTCTCAG AAACTATTTTACACTACCGGATGTGGAGGCATGGATTTCAACAGGACGTAAAAGGAGTGTTTCCCATGTCCAGAGCTAAAATTACTTCAATAGGACAGGCCTTTCTCAGTCGCTTTCCCAGTCCAACTATTTTTCTTAAGATTCCTTGTGATGGGGAGTTCTTGCTACCCATTGTTGTAg GGGAGTTCTCTGTGGAAAAACTCATAGCTGCCTTTTGGGGAGATGATAAAGGG gATACCCCTGATCAGTTTCAGCTTGTTAATAATGTTGTCGAGAAGCTCGGATATGAA GTTAAAATGGTGAGAATTACAGAAAGAGTCGTCAATACTTACTTTGCGAAATTGTATTTTAGCAAG CCAGGGGAAAATGATGTCATAATTGTGGATGCACGACCCTCAGATGCCATAAATGTGGCTAACAGATGCAAG GCTCCAATATATGTGAACAAACAAATTGTCTTGGCAGATGCTATTAGAATTGGCTACGGGATGGGCCGAGTGCTTGACAAAAAGTCTACTTATGATGTATCTCTTGACAG TGCTGCAGATGGTCCTGATTTTCTATTAGAGGAGCTGGATCTGGTGAGGAATATGGATTTAGCTGTCAAAGAAGAAAGATACACTGATGcag CAAAGTTAAGAGAGAAATTAATGAAGCTACGCGATTATGGCCAGTAA
- the LOC108472501 gene encoding bifunctional nuclease 2-like isoform X1: MLGAQLYVRTIATVSISSDRYTAASPYPTASSSCLRSSSLCSHFTTKRRRPSPKSVVVSCHSAHGSFRPQSSNDDNRDHQFLEASLLVSGAETILHYRMWRHGFQQDVKGVFPMSRAKITSIGQAFLSRFPSPTIFLKIPCDGEFLLPIVVGEFSVEKLIAAFWGDDKGDTPDQFQLVNNVVEKLGYEVKMVRITERVVNTYFAKLYFSKPGENDVIIVDARPSDAINVANRCKAPIYVNKQIVLADAIRIGYGMGRVLDKKSTYDVSLDSAADGPDFLLEELDLVRNMDLAVKEERYTDAAKLREKLMKLRDYGQ; this comes from the exons ATGCTTGGTGCTCAGCTTTACGTCCGTACAATCGCCACTGTTTCGATTTCCTCCGACCGATACACTGCTGCTTCTCCTTATCCAACCGCTTCTTCCTCCTGCCTCCGCTCCTCCTCCTTGTGTTCGCATTTTACGACGAAACGCCGCCGTCCTTCTCCTAAATCCGTTGTTGTTTCTTGCCACTCCGCCCATGGTAGCTTCCGCCCCCAATCTAGTAATGATGACAATCGAGATCACCAGTTTCTCGAAGCTTCTCTTCTCGTCTCAG GTGCAGAAACTATTTTACACTACCGGATGTGGAGGCATGGATTTCAACAGGACGTAAAAGGAGTGTTTCCCATGTCCAGAGCTAAAATTACTTCAATAGGACAGGCCTTTCTCAGTCGCTTTCCCAGTCCAACTATTTTTCTTAAGATTCCTTGTGATGGGGAGTTCTTGCTACCCATTGTTGTAg GGGAGTTCTCTGTGGAAAAACTCATAGCTGCCTTTTGGGGAGATGATAAAGGG gATACCCCTGATCAGTTTCAGCTTGTTAATAATGTTGTCGAGAAGCTCGGATATGAA GTTAAAATGGTGAGAATTACAGAAAGAGTCGTCAATACTTACTTTGCGAAATTGTATTTTAGCAAG CCAGGGGAAAATGATGTCATAATTGTGGATGCACGACCCTCAGATGCCATAAATGTGGCTAACAGATGCAAG GCTCCAATATATGTGAACAAACAAATTGTCTTGGCAGATGCTATTAGAATTGGCTACGGGATGGGCCGAGTGCTTGACAAAAAGTCTACTTATGATGTATCTCTTGACAG TGCTGCAGATGGTCCTGATTTTCTATTAGAGGAGCTGGATCTGGTGAGGAATATGGATTTAGCTGTCAAAGAAGAAAGATACACTGATGcag CAAAGTTAAGAGAGAAATTAATGAAGCTACGCGATTATGGCCAGTAA